In Saccharomyces cerevisiae S288C chromosome VIII, complete sequence, a genomic segment contains:
- the CDC12 gene encoding septin CDC12 (Component of the septin ring that is required for cytokinesis; septins are GTP-binding proteins that assemble into rod-like hetero-oligomers that can associate with other rods to form filaments; septin rings at the mother-bud neck act as scaffolds for recruiting cell division factors and as barriers to prevent diffusion of specific proteins between mother and daughter cells) produces the protein MSAATATAAPVPPPVGISNLPNQRYKIVNEEGGTFTVMLCGESGLGKTTFINTLFQTVLKRADGQQHRQEPIRKTVEIDITRALLEEKHFELRVNVIDTPGFGDNVNNNKAWQPLVDFIDDQHDSYMRQEQQPYRTKKFDLRVHAVLYFIRPTGHGLKPIDIETMKRLSTRANLIPVIAKADTLTAQELQQFKSRIRQVIEAQEIRIFTPPLDADSKEDAKSGSNPDSAAVEHARQLIEAMPFAIVGSEKKFDNGQGTQVVARKYPWGLVEIENDSHCDFRKLRALLLRTYLLDLISTTQEMHYETYRRLRLEGHENTGEGNEDFTLPAIAPARKLSHNPRYKEEENALKKYFTDQVKAEEQRFRQWEQNIVNERIRLNGDLEEIQGKVKKLEEQVKSLQVKKSHLK, from the coding sequence ATGAGTGCTGCCACTGCGACTGCTGCCCCTGTTCCTCCTCCTGTAGGGATATCCAATCTTCCCAACCAGCGTTATAAAAttgttaatgaagaagGTGGTACATTCACCGTGATGTTATGTGGTGAGAGCGGATTGGGTAAAACTACATTTATTAATACCTTATTTCAGACTGTCTTGAAAAGGGCAGATGGTCAGCAACACCGCCAAGAACCCATCAGAAAGACTGTAGAAATCGACATCACAAGAGCTTTGCTGGAAGAGAAGCATTTCGAATTACGCGTTAATGTCATCGACACCCCAGGTTTTGGAGATAACGTGAATAACAACAAAGCCTGGCAACCATTGGTGGATTTTATTGATGATCAACACGATTCTTATATGCGTCAAGAGCAGCAACCGTACCGTACTAAGAAATTTGACTTGAGAGTTCATGCCGTTCTGTACTTCATCAGGCCCACTGGACATGGTTTAAAGCCAATTGACATTGAGACTATGAAGAGATTGTCAACCAGAGCCAATCTGATTCCAGTTATTGCGAAAGCTGATACATTGACTGCCCAAGAATTACAACAGTTCAAGTCCAGAATCAGGCAAGTAATAGAAGCTCAAGAAATTCGTATTTTCACGCCTCCATTAGACGCTGATTCTAAGGAAGATGCCAAAAGTGGCAGTAATCCAGATTCTGCCGCTGTTGAACATGCAAGACAGTTGATAGAAGCAATGCCATTTGCCATAGTAGGgtctgaaaaaaaatttgacaatGGGCAAGGCACTCAGGTAGTTGCAAGGAAGTATCCTTGGGGACTTGTGGAAATCGAAAACGATTCTCATTGTGATTTCCGTAAGCTCAGAGCCCTGTTACTGAGGACTTATCTATTAGATTTGATTTCTACCACCCAAGAAATGCATTACGAAACATACAGAAGATTAAGACTTGAGGGTCACGAGAACACCGGGGAGGGGAATGAAGATTTCACTCTTCCAGCAATTGCACCAGCAAGGAAATTGTCACACAATCCTAGatacaaagaagaagaaaatgcaTTGAAGAAGTATTTCACTGACCAAGTCAAAGCTGAGGAGCAAAGATTTAGACAATGGGAGCAAAACATTGTTAACGAAAGAATCAGACTGAACGGTGACttggaagaaattcaaGGAAAGGTAAAAAAACTAGAAGAGCAGGTCAAAAGCTTGCAAGTAAAAAAATCCCATTTAAAATGA
- the GGA2 gene encoding phosphatidylinositol 4-phosphate-binding protein (Protein that regulates Arf1p and Arf2p to facilitate Golgi trafficking; binds phosphatidylinositol 4-phosphate, which plays a role in TGN localization; K63-specific Ub chain binding receptor with moderate selectivity; homologous to gamma-adaptin; GGA2 has a paralog, GGA1, that arose from the whole genome duplication) — MSHPHSHSIYLSELPVRKPQALGNPLLRKIQRACRMSLAEPDLALNLDIADYINEKQGAAPRDAAIALAKLINNRESHVAIFALSLLDVLVKNCGYPFHLQISRKEFLNELVKRFPGHPPLRYSKIQRLILTAIEEWYQTICKHSSYKNDMGYIRDMHRLLKYKGYAFPKISESDLAVLKPSNQLKTASEIQKEQEIAQAAKLEELIRRGKPEDLREANKLMKIMAGFKEDNAVQAKQAISSELNKLKRKADLLNEMLESPDSQNWDNETTQELHSALKVAQPKFQKIIEEEQEDDALVQDLLKFNDTVNQLLEKFNLLKNGDSNAASQIHPSHVSAPLQQSSGALTNEINLIDFNDLDEAPSQGNNNTNGTGTPAAAETSVNDLLGDLTDLSISNPSTANQASFGLGGDIVLGSSQPAPPVTTTNNSNNTLDLLGLSTPQSPTNSQAVNSSGFDLLMGFNPTTGTTTAPARTLVNQSPNLKIEFEISRESNSVIRIKSFFTNLSSSPISNLVFLLAVPKSMSLKLQPQSSNFMIGNAKDGISQEGTIENAPANPSKALKVKWKVNYSVNSTQAEETAVFTLPNV, encoded by the coding sequence ATGTCCCATCCGCACTCACATAGCATATATTTGTCTGAGTTGCCCGTCAGGAAACCTCAAGCCTTGGGCAATCCTCTTTTGAGGAAGATTCAAAGAGCTTGCAGAATGTCACTTGCTGAACCAGACTTGGCGTTGAATCTTGACATTGCTGACTAcattaatgaaaaacaGGGCGCTGCCCCTAGGGATGCTGCCATTGCACTTGCTAAACTGATCAACAATAGAGAATCGCACGTGGCAATATTCGCGTTATCTCTATTAGACGTGCTTGTCAAGAATTGTGGATACCCATTCCACTTGCAAATTTCTAGaaaggaatttttgaatgaacTGGTCAAGAGATTTCCAGGTCACCCACCATTACGTTATTCTAAGATTCAGAGATTGATTTTAACTGCTATTGAAGAATGGTATCAAACAATTTGTAAACACTCAAGCTACAAGAATGATATGGGTTATATTAGAGACATGCACCGTTTGTTGAAATATAAGGGTTATGCATTCCCCAAAATCAGTGAATCCGACCTAGCAGTTTTGAAGCCTAGTAATCAATTGAAGACCGCTAGtgaaattcaaaaggaGCAGGAAATTGCTCAAGCTGCAAAACTCGAAGAATTGATCAGGCGTGGTAAACCTGAAGATTTGAGGGAAGCTAacaaattaatgaaaatcaTGGCAGGGTTCAAAGAAGACAATGCCGTTCAAGCTAAACAGGCTATTTCCAGTGAATTGAACAAATTGAAGCGTAAAGCCGATTTGCTGAATGAAATGCTGGAATCACCTGACTCACAAAACTGGGATAACGAAACTACACAAGAACTTCACAGTGCATTAAAGGTAGCTCAaccaaaatttcaaaagatcaTTGAGGAAGAACAGGAAGACGATGCGTTAGTGCAGGATCTATTGAAGTTTAATGATACAGTTAATCAACtattggaaaaattcaacTTATTGAAAAACGGTGACTCCAACGCTGCTTCGCAGATACATCCAAGTCATGTTTCTGCTCCGTTACAACAATCTTCTGGTGCTTTAACGAATGAAATCAACTTAATCGATTTCAATGATTTGGACGAAGCGCCCTCTCAAGGCAACAACAATACCAACGGCACGGGTACACCAGCAGCAGCGGAAACATCTGTCAATGACTTATTGGGCGATTTGACCGATTTATCTATTTCGAACCCTTCAACCGCTAACCAAGCATCCTTTGGTCTGGGAGGCGATATCGTGTTGGGGTCCTCTCAACCCGCACCACCAGTTACTACTACTAACAACTCGAACAACACTTTAGATCTTTTGGGACTTTCAACTCCTCAATCGCCAACTAATTCCCAAGCAGTAAACAGTAGTGGGTTCGATCTTTTGATGGGATTTAATCCAACAACAGGTACTACTACTGCGCCCGCAAGAACCCTAGTCAATCAGTCTCCTAACTTGAAGATTGAGTTCGAAATATCTAGGGAGTCAAACTCAGTTATAAGGATAAAATCGTTCTTTACAAACTTAAGTTCGTCACCGATCTCCAACTTAGTGTTCTTATTAGCAGTCCCTAAGTCAATGTCTTTGAAATTGCAACCCCAATCGAGTAACTTTATGATTGGCAACGCTAAAGATGGTATCTCTCAAGAAGGTACAATTGAAAATGCGCCAGCTAACCCTTCAAAGGCTTTGAAAGTCAAGTGGAAGGTCAACTATTCTGTCAACTCCACCCAAGCTGAAGAAACTGCTGTTTTTACGTTACCTAATGTATAA
- the CTM1 gene encoding cytochrome c lysine N-methyltransferase (Cytochrome c lysine methyltransferase; trimethylates residue 72 of apo-cytochrome c (Cyc1p) in the cytosol; not required for normal respiratory growth), with product MEEVFRFYSNSRNIFIHKSLSLKPSTIDDPKSGYGLFVEPSKFKNDELKSETIQLLRIPKRCTFNINTLLALLGDEDEFSSKEEFQRTNDKIKIALREIMAHPNFSVFLTETNLLIIYFMIFQTIRSRYEIPENIQYYLENVLMSIEVETAMDSIENLATDYGHYPQIFGLRETLNLFKELFHDVLNLSDIKHLYSAIISRCLEIPERADTKSEEFTVHSTLVPIVDFANHEGTQKNAYFDIDPSNNDVLLLLDTKAVQSELTKPIEVFISYSPTEDLFSMLVTYGFTPDFRGNSQFWTVSFDRCFLRNYDGPDKTTNLRLFYKWMHINPVVPLVKYEHNGKTRWFLNDTTPEFDMLLLPFIPSIDDGKIARWAYDSTCHLMFTKIHCLINPEANEHALMIAENYRSLIKEKESNGDDFINLPPLAWSLRYKDTENDCVRQRHICSEDAVAVLKQEEMQDSTKTKSQFTSFFRKFLEFRRSKIIRPTSDSKVASILYQQELEIIADLAKAIDSSSTIFFSDLNVTLDTEPERLPPLRFLDDYIEISADKQEPSPICEDLSYYTPSRFTDFFQEEVSQYAAFFQDD from the coding sequence ATGGAGGAAGTGTTCCGTTTTTACTCGAACTCTAGAAATATCTTCATTCATAAAAGCCTTTCATTAAAACCATCCACCATTGATGACCCCAAAAGTGGATATGGCCTTTTCGTAGAACCTTCGAAGTTCAAGaatgatgaattgaaaagtGAAACTATCCAATTGCTCCGAATCCCTAAGCGCTGCACGTTTAATATAAACACACTTCTGGCTCTCTTGGGAGATGAGGAcgaattttcttcaaaggaagaatttcaaagaacTAATGACAAAATTAAGATTGCTCTTCGTGAAATAATGGCTCATCCGAATTTCAGTGTGTTCCTGACAGAAACAAATTTACTCATAATTTATTTCATGATATTTCAAACTATTCGTAGTCGTTATGAGATTCCCGAAAATATCCAATATTATTTAGAAAATGTTTTAATGAGCATTGAAGTAGAAACAGCCATGGATTCTATTGAAAACTTAGCTACTGATTATGGACATTATCCACAGATTTTTGGCCTTCGAGAGACGCTAAATTTATTTAAAGAACTGTTTCACGACGTCTTGAATTTAAGTGATATCAAACATCTTTATTCTGCAATAATTTCACGTTGTTTAGAGATACCAGAAAGGGCCGATACCAAAAGTGAAGAATTCACGGTCCATTCTACTTTAGTCCCTATTGTAGATTTTGCCAACCATGAAGGCACCCAAAAAAATGCTTATTTTGACATCGACCCTTCAAATAATGACGTTTTACTTCTATTGGATACAAAAGCGGTCCAAAGTGAACTCACAAAACCTATTGAAGTTTTCATTAGTTACTCACCAACAGAGGATTTATTTTCCATGCTTGTAACATATGGATTCACCCCAGATTTTAGAGGGAATTCCCAATTTTGGACTGTATCCTTTGACAGGTGCTTTTTAAGAAACTATGATGGACCAGATAAAACTACAAATTTAAGATTGTTTTACAAATGGATGCACATAAATCCAGTGGTACCACTAGTTAAATACGAGCACAACGGAAAGACTCGCTGGTTTCTCAATGACACCACGCCTGAATTTGATATGCTTTTGCTCCCATTCATTCCATCGATAGATGATGGCAAAATTGCTCGGTGGGCGTACGATTCCACATGTCATTTGATGTTCACGAAAATCCATTGTCTGATAAATCCCGAGGCCAACGAACATGCGTTAATGATTGCAGAAAACTACCGCTCTCTCATTAAAGAGAAAGAGTCAAATGGTGACGATTTCATAAATTTACCGCCACTAGCTTGGTCATTGCGTTACAAAGATACAGAAAACGATTGTGTACGGCAAAGACATATATGCAGTGAAGATGCGGTCGCTGTACttaaacaagaagaaatgcAAGACTCAACCAAAACCAAATCCCAGTTTACCAGTTTCTTTCGTAAATTTTTAGAGTTTCGTAGATCCAAAATTATTAGGCCTACCAGTGATTCAAAAGTTGCAAGCATATTATACCAGCAGGAACTGGAAATAATTGCTGACTTAGCAAAAGCTATCGATAGCAGCtctaccatttttttcagcgaTCTGAATGTTACATTGGACACCGAACCAGAACGGCTCCCCCCTCTAAGGTTTTTAGATGATTACATAGAGATCTCTGCGGATAAGCAGGAGCCAAGCCCAATTTGTGAGGATCTTTCTTATTATACACCCAGCAGGTTTactgatttttttcaagaagagGTAAGCCAATATGCGGCTTTCTTTCAGGATGACTAG
- the ERP5 gene encoding Erp5p (Protein with similarity to Emp24p and Erv25p; member of the p24 family involved in ER to Golgi transport), whose amino-acid sequence MKYNIVHGICLLFAITQAVGAVHFYAKSGETKCFYEHLSRGNLLIGDLDLYVEKDGLFEEDPESSLTITVDETFDNDHRVLNQKNSHTGDVTFTALDTGEHRFCFTPFYSKKSATLRVFIELEIGNVEALDSKKKEDMNSLKGRVGQLTQRLSSIRKEQDAIREKEAEFRNQSESANSKIMTWSVFQLLILLGTCAFQLRYLKNFFVKQKVV is encoded by the coding sequence ATGAAATATAATATAGTGCATGGAATTTGCCTATTATTTGCTATTACCCAAGCTGTAGGGGCTGTCCATTTTTATGCGAAGTCCGGGGAAACCAAATGCTTCTATGAACACTTATCCCGGGGAAACCTACTGATTGGGGATTTAGACCTATATGTAGAAAAGGATGGTCTGTTTGAAGAGGACCCTGAATCCAGTCTGACAATAACTGTCGATGAAACATTCGATAACGACCATCGTGTCctaaatcaaaaaaactCACACACAGGTGATGTTACTTTTACAGCTTTAGACACAGGTGAACATAGATTTTGCTTCACTCCATTCTACAGCAAGAAATCAGCCACACTAAGAGTATTCATCGAACTAGAAATTGGCAATGTTGAAGCGCTTGacagcaagaaaaaagaagatatgaATTCACTTAAGGGGAGGGTAGGCCAGTTGACTCAAAGGCTATCTTCTATTCGTAAGGAGCAAGACGCTATCAGAGAAAAAGAGGCAGAATTCAGAAATCAAAGTGAATCAGCTAACAGCAAGATAATGACGTGGTCTGTGTTCCAACTTCTCATATTGCTGGGCACCTGTGCCTTCCAGCTACGCTATCTCAAGAATTTCTTTGTCAAACAGAAGGTAGTATAA
- the UBA4 gene encoding Uba4p (E1-like protein that activates Urm1p before urmylation; also acts in thiolation of the wobble base of cytoplasmic tRNAs by adenylating and then thiolating Urm1p; receives sulfur from Tum1p) produces the protein MNDYHLEDTTSELEALRLENAQLREQLAKREDSSRDYPLSLEEYQRYGRQMIVEETGGVAGQVKLKNTKVLVVGAGGLGCPALPYLAGAGVGQIGIVDNDVVETSNLHRQVLHDSSRVGMLKCESARQYITKLNPHINVVTYPVRLNSSNAFDIFKGYNYILDCTDSPLTRYLVSDVAVNLGITVVSASGLGTEGQLTILNFNNIGPCYRCFYPTPPPPNAVTSCQEGGVIGPCIGLVGTMMAVETLKLILGIYTNENFSPFLMLYSGFPQQSLRTFKMRGRQEKCLCCGKNRTITKEAIEKGEINYELFCGARNYNVCEPDERISVDAFQRIYKDDEFLAKHIFLDVRPSHHYEISHFPEAVNIPIKNLRDMNGDLKKLQEKLPSVEKDSNIVILCRYGNDSQLATRLLKDKFGFSNVRDVRGGYFKYIDDIDQTIPKY, from the coding sequence ATGAATGACTACCATCTCGAGGATACCACGTCTGAACTTGAAGCATTAAGATTGGAGAATGCACAATTAAGAGAGCAGCTTGCCAAGAGAGAAGACAGCAGCCGCGACTACCCATTATCTTTGGAAGAATACCAACGTTACGGAAGACAAATGattgttgaagaaacaGGTGGTGTAGCAGGTCAAGTcaagttgaaaaatacaaaagtTTTGGTAGTTGGTGCTGGAGGTTTGGGATGTCCCGCCTTGCCCTACTTAGCGGGCGCTGGCGTGGGCCAAATAGGCATAGTAGATAACGATGTGGTGGAGACTTCCAATTTGCATAGGCAGGTTCTTCATGATTCTAGCAGAGTTGGAATGTTGAAATGTGAGTCGGCCAGGCAATATATCACGAAACTGAACCCACACATTAACGTCGTTACCTATCCCGTTAGATTGAACTCCAGTAATGCTTTTGACATTTTCAAAGGTTACAATTATATATTAGACTGCACAGATTCTCCATTAACGAGATACCTGGTGTCTGATGTTGCAGTTAATCTGGGAATAACAGTAGTGTCTGCATCCGGTTTGGGAACAGAGGGCCAGCTAACTATATTGAATTTTAACAATATAGGGCCATGCTACAGATGCTTTTATCCAACACCTCCGCCACCAAATGCCGTGACCTCTTGCCAAGAAGGCGGTGTGATAGGACCTTGCATTGGACTAGTTGGAACAATGATGGCTGTAGAAACTTTGAAGCTTATCCTAGGAATCTACaccaatgaaaattttagtCCCTTTTTGATGTTATATTCAGGTTTCCCACAGCAGAGCCTGCGCACTTTCAAAATGAGAGGCAGACAAGAAAAGTGTCTATGCTGTGGTAAGAATCGAACGATAACAAAAGAAGCCATCGAAAAAGGTGAGATCAATTACGAACTGTTTTGTGGCGCACGAAACTATAATGTATGCGAGCCTGATGAGAGAATCAGTGTGGACGCATTTCAGCGTATCTACAAGGATGATGAATTTCTAGCAAAACATATATTTCTTGATGTTAGGCCATCCCATCATTACGAGATATCTCATTTCCCTGAAGCAGTTAATATTCCAATCAAAAATCTAAGAGATATGAACGGTGATCTTAAGAAACTGCAAGAAAAACTTCCCAGTGTAGAAAAAGACAGTAATATAGTGATTCTTTGCCGCTACGGTAACGACTCTCAGCTAGCTACAAGATTATTGAAGGATAAATTTGGGTTTTCTAATGTACGAGACGTGAGAGGAGGATACTTCAAATACATAGACGATATTGATCAAACCATTCCTAAATATTAG